A single Capra hircus breed San Clemente chromosome 13, ASM170441v1, whole genome shotgun sequence DNA region contains:
- the EDN3 gene encoding endothelin-3: MELGLCFLFGLAVTSAAGWVPHPQSGDAGRNSMPRAPSAARSEGDTKETVATMAAWGPSPRSPWREQGPSQFGKQGAEGVPVHHRARRCTCFTYKDKECVYYCHLDIIWINTPERTVPYGLSSYRGSGSRGRRSAGQFPQSPQPVKGTLRCACTESDDDACLQFCTWSLAARGNSRSAQTPDKEVEKHTGGALGGVRPRSCALVATLRLLSS; this comes from the exons ATGGAGCTGGGGCTGTGCTTCCTTTTCGGGCTCGCTGTGACCTCCGCCGCAG GATGGGTGCCTCACCCCCAGTCTGGGGATGCTGGCAGGAACAGCATGCCCCGGGCCCCCTCTGCAGCCAGATCGGAGGGGGACACCAAGGAGACTGTGGCCACCATGGCAGCCTGGGGTCCAAGCCCCAGAAGCCCTTGGCGGGAGCAGGGACCAAGTCAGTTTGGGAAGCAGGGGGCCGAGGGGGTCCCTGTGCACCACCGAGCCCGGCGCTGTACATGTTTTACCTACAAGGACAAAGAGTGCGTCTACTATTGCCACCTGGACATCATCTGGATCAACACTCCTGA ACGGACTGTGCCCTATGGACTGTCCAGCTACAGAGGCAGCGGAAGCAGGGGCAGGAGGTCGGCTGGGCAGTTCCCACAGAGCCCACAGCCAGTGAAGGGGACACTGCGCTGTGCCTGCACAGAGAGCGATGATGACGCCTGCTTGCAGTTCTGCACCTGGTCCCTGGCTGCCCGCGG GAATTCAAGGTCGGCACAAACACCTGACAAAGAAGTGGAAAAGCACACTGGTGGTGCCCTGGGGGGCGTGCGTCCGAGGAG CTGTGCTCTAGTGGCTACGCTGAGATTACTGAGCAGCTGA